One stretch of Bacillus sp. SM2101 DNA includes these proteins:
- a CDS encoding HD domain-containing protein — MKKELVIEETVKFVRSTLEGEGSGHDWWHIYRVWKNALLISKNEDVDMLVVQLATLLHDISDWKFNNGDATIGPKVAKEWMDILNIDDNTISHVCSIIKTMSFKGNGATSIMKTKEGKIVQDADRLDAIGAIGIARTFTYGGYIKQEIYNPNVVPKKHKSFEEYKQTKTTTINHFYEKLLLLKERMNLPISKEIAKKRHVFMEDYLRKFHEECNGQS; from the coding sequence ATGAAAAAAGAATTAGTTATTGAAGAAACAGTAAAATTTGTAAGATCTACTCTTGAAGGGGAAGGCTCAGGGCATGATTGGTGGCATATTTATAGAGTTTGGAAAAACGCGTTACTTATTAGTAAGAATGAAGATGTAGATATGCTAGTTGTTCAATTGGCCACTTTACTCCATGACATCTCAGACTGGAAGTTTAACAATGGAGATGCCACTATTGGTCCAAAAGTGGCAAAAGAATGGATGGATATATTAAATATTGATGATAATACAATATCTCATGTTTGCTCGATTATCAAAACCATGTCTTTCAAAGGAAATGGTGCAACTTCAATTATGAAAACTAAAGAAGGTAAGATCGTTCAAGATGCTGATCGATTAGATGCTATTGGGGCTATAGGAATTGCTAGAACATTTACTTATGGGGGGTACATTAAACAAGAAATATATAATCCTAATGTTGTTCCAAAAAAACATAAGTCCTTTGAAGAATATAAGCAAACAAAAACAACAACGATTAATCATTTTTATGAAAAATTACTATTACTTAAAGAAAGAATGAATTTACCAATTTCTAAAGAGATTGCAAAAAAACGGCATGTATTTATGGAAGATTATTTAAGAAAATTTCACGAGGAATGCAATGGTCAATCTTAA
- a CDS encoding NAD(P)-dependent oxidoreductase, whose protein sequence is MEYVIAIPYSLDINAAIKLKKHGIPVITPNDITDVSTIALEKIIEISNSNKKLVIQEVGGYLSSHLDTIKSLGSVVGIVEDTAQGHWRYKKYDRQQLPILSIAFSPLKNIEDTLIGDAVIYSLERILREEFTDLIQGKSCLVLGYGKIGKSCSIALKGREAFVSVFDIDPILSLTARVEGYRTGELEDLIKDADIIIGATGKTSLSGSIFEHFKDGAILASASSRDIEFDIKQISKYCKNNSHPLIWDCANKSKNNFFLLNEGLPVNFRDLSILGPYLQLVYGELFYCIQKLARQEELVGMHTLLDSDQRFIAQKFHEHINSKKMKKEKLVI, encoded by the coding sequence GTGGAATATGTCATTGCTATTCCGTATTCTCTTGATATAAACGCTGCAATAAAGCTAAAAAAGCATGGTATTCCAGTGATAACTCCCAACGATATTACTGATGTTTCCACTATAGCTTTAGAGAAAATAATTGAAATTAGTAACAGCAACAAAAAGTTAGTAATACAAGAAGTTGGTGGTTATTTATCCTCACACCTAGATACAATTAAATCTTTAGGTAGTGTTGTAGGTATTGTTGAAGATACAGCTCAAGGGCATTGGCGTTATAAAAAGTATGATCGGCAGCAACTTCCCATTCTATCAATAGCTTTTAGTCCTCTGAAAAATATAGAAGATACATTGATTGGTGATGCTGTAATTTATTCATTAGAGAGAATTTTACGTGAAGAATTTACAGATTTAATACAAGGAAAATCATGTCTTGTTCTTGGATACGGTAAGATTGGTAAATCATGCTCTATCGCATTAAAGGGACGAGAGGCTTTTGTGTCAGTTTTTGATATCGATCCAATTCTTTCATTAACTGCTCGTGTTGAAGGATATAGAACAGGAGAATTGGAAGATTTAATTAAAGATGCTGATATTATTATCGGTGCTACTGGAAAAACATCATTGAGTGGGAGTATTTTTGAACACTTTAAAGATGGAGCTATCCTTGCTTCTGCAAGTTCAAGAGATATTGAATTTGATATAAAACAGATTTCTAAGTATTGCAAGAATAATAGTCACCCTCTAATATGGGATTGTGCAAATAAGTCAAAAAATAATTTCTTCTTGTTAAATGAAGGATTACCTGTAAATTTTAGGGATTTAAGTATTCTCGGACCTTATCTTCAATTAGTTTATGGAGAACTTTTCTACTGTATTCAAAAATTGGCGAGACAAGAGGAGCTTGTTGGAATGCACACTTTACTTGATAGTGATCAAAGATTTATTGCACAAAAATTTCATGAACATATTAACAGTAAAAAAATGAAAAAAGAAAAACTTGTAATATAA
- a CDS encoding radical SAM protein yields the protein MINHVGLILTTKCNLKCKYCFYNNDTYSINNADLDLPKFYEFFDNITVKSPIDRLTITGGEPLLRKDLLTFISEISKKVRNILILTNGILLTEQILKDIFKNNVKLGISLDSLNDSYGNKFRGKHSELLKSLQLIHSLGYASKVTLNTTISPNNLTDVEDIVHFSEEMGFSLNLNLMDSHNLLSWDTATVDQKEQLLSIIKDHYNNESNSFHYRLAKFLISNTQYTIPNCMFSSKSIIIDSDGSIVPCFHNKTIIGNIEDEVDFILRNHNKFLKEHKGNFECFRKACFALF from the coding sequence TTGATTAATCATGTGGGTTTAATTTTAACAACAAAATGCAATTTGAAATGTAAATATTGTTTTTACAATAACGATACTTATTCAATCAATAATGCCGACTTAGATTTACCAAAGTTTTACGAGTTTTTTGATAATATCACAGTAAAATCCCCGATAGATAGGTTGACAATCACAGGAGGGGAACCTCTTCTTAGAAAAGATTTACTAACTTTTATAAGTGAAATCTCCAAAAAAGTAAGAAATATATTAATTTTAACAAATGGTATATTACTTACCGAACAGATTCTGAAAGATATTTTTAAAAATAATGTAAAACTTGGTATAAGCCTTGATAGTCTTAACGATAGTTATGGAAATAAGTTCAGGGGGAAACATAGCGAATTACTGAAATCCCTACAATTAATTCATTCTTTGGGATATGCTAGTAAAGTTACGTTAAACACAACTATTTCTCCCAACAATTTAACTGACGTAGAAGACATTGTTCATTTTTCTGAAGAAATGGGTTTTAGCCTAAATTTAAATTTAATGGATTCACATAACTTATTGTCATGGGATACTGCAACAGTAGATCAGAAAGAACAGCTCCTATCAATAATAAAGGATCACTATAATAATGAATCCAATAGTTTTCATTACAGGTTAGCTAAATTTCTAATTTCCAACACCCAATATACAATCCCTAATTGTATGTTTTCCTCTAAATCTATAATTATAGATTCAGATGGTTCAATTGTTCCATGTTTTCATAATAAAACAATCATAGGAAACATTGAAGATGAAGTTGATTTTATTCTAAGAAACCATAATAAATTCTTAAAAGAGCATAAAGGTAATTTTGAGTGTTTTCGAAAAGCATGTTTTGCACTCTTTTAA
- a CDS encoding aminopeptidase, translated as MNEFIKFGSFDNQVTKSHKILLVREKRKSIFVDKLINSLRNKKVNIEEYYIVNQDDLKKLLFVLNQKPTGTQLYIVTSDFLNLHLLIKRCEELRIPTILFDDPTLNIPKKYINDIVNIHLKAINIEYSELRNRNEKVKNLIDNGDSFQIKSPNGTNMKFQKEKGKRIFVENCKFSENESLFQIPGGEVFFAPKPFTAEGIIIQECGSKKAEITINNGFASFNYGKYKNKKVPFAEFGIGTNQGVRKLKFLSSYEKCLGTCHIGFGNNINMDGIFEEPYHFDIVIDNFQLSIDGEAIFSCWGDLHKK; from the coding sequence ATGAATGAATTCATAAAGTTCGGTTCATTTGATAATCAAGTAACTAAATCACATAAAATATTACTTGTGAGAGAGAAAAGAAAATCCATCTTTGTTGATAAATTAATTAACTCCTTAAGGAATAAAAAAGTAAATATTGAGGAATATTATATAGTTAACCAAGACGATCTGAAAAAATTATTGTTTGTTTTAAATCAAAAGCCTACAGGTACACAATTATATATAGTAACATCAGACTTTTTAAATCTACATTTATTAATTAAAAGGTGTGAAGAATTAAGAATTCCTACAATACTTTTTGACGATCCAACACTAAATATTCCTAAGAAGTATATCAATGATATTGTTAATATACATTTAAAAGCAATTAATATCGAATATAGTGAATTAAGAAATAGAAATGAGAAAGTAAAAAACCTAATTGATAATGGTGACTCATTCCAAATAAAAAGCCCTAATGGTACTAATATGAAATTTCAAAAAGAAAAAGGTAAAAGGATTTTTGTGGAAAATTGCAAATTTAGTGAAAATGAATCTTTATTTCAAATTCCAGGAGGAGAGGTGTTTTTTGCCCCTAAACCATTTACAGCAGAGGGCATTATTATCCAAGAATGCGGAAGTAAAAAAGCGGAGATAACTATTAATAATGGCTTTGCTTCTTTTAATTATGGAAAATATAAAAACAAAAAAGTGCCCTTTGCAGAATTTGGTATAGGAACAAATCAAGGTGTAAGGAAACTAAAGTTTTTGTCTAGCTATGAGAAATGTTTAGGAACTTGTCATATAGGCTTTGGGAATAATATCAATATGGATGGGATTTTTGAGGAGCCTTATCATTTTGATATAGTGATTGATAACTTTCAACTTTCTATAGATGGGGAAGCTATCTTTTCATGTTGGGGTGATTTACATAAAAAGTAA
- a CDS encoding MFS transporter, with protein MKKLELHKKYTIFTGVMLSGYSMVDKMYGAVYIVLMSLKGISPFQISIIFAVASLSLAIFDYPSGNISDLFGRKKITSIGFFTWGLGLCLFGLSSSFILFIISAIIMSLGVSLISGSPQAWYLDKLNEVNKFDYKDIAYPKIVGFATAFSVVGALLASISSSINNYIPVVLGGLIAIALSLVIFIRFEDNYGSRSEKSIIKEIKITTLDFIKNKTMLIILLRNILSHGALLGFLLTWQVYGNNMLGLEIEFMGILLVLFMAVISLASFFTAFLTKKKVTTLTILVFGTVLSAMGLLLVGLHSSLFFFLVGLTIFEFGLGMQHSSYGAWVQDYIPGQKRATFYSGLTALQSLAGFFLALLIGYINQKIGYSFIWYFASLLLILSNIPVYYIKKSCPKEIQLNRVGLHE; from the coding sequence ATGAAAAAATTAGAATTACATAAAAAATATACTATATTTACTGGTGTTATGTTATCTGGTTACAGTATGGTTGATAAAATGTATGGAGCAGTATATATTGTCCTAATGAGCCTTAAAGGAATTAGTCCTTTTCAAATTAGTATTATTTTTGCTGTAGCTTCGCTATCATTAGCAATATTTGACTACCCTAGTGGGAATATATCAGATTTATTTGGTCGAAAAAAAATAACTTCAATTGGATTTTTCACTTGGGGCCTAGGTCTTTGTTTATTCGGGTTATCATCAAGTTTCATATTATTTATTATATCAGCAATTATTATGTCCCTAGGTGTATCTTTAATATCAGGATCCCCACAAGCATGGTATCTGGATAAACTTAATGAAGTAAACAAGTTCGATTATAAAGATATTGCCTATCCTAAAATAGTTGGTTTTGCAACTGCCTTTTCAGTAGTTGGTGCACTTTTGGCATCAATATCAAGTAGCATAAATAACTATATACCTGTTGTGCTAGGCGGATTAATAGCTATAGCTCTATCATTAGTTATTTTCATTAGGTTTGAAGATAACTATGGATCTAGATCAGAAAAAAGTATTATTAAGGAAATAAAAATTACTACTTTAGATTTCATCAAAAATAAGACAATGCTCATAATATTATTAAGAAATATATTAAGCCACGGTGCTTTACTAGGGTTCTTATTGACTTGGCAGGTTTATGGAAATAATATGCTTGGTTTAGAAATTGAATTCATGGGTATATTACTAGTTCTGTTTATGGCAGTTATTAGTTTAGCTAGTTTCTTTACCGCTTTTTTAACTAAGAAGAAGGTTACTACTCTAACAATACTTGTGTTTGGTACCGTTCTTTCTGCTATGGGACTTCTATTGGTTGGACTACATTCTAGCTTATTCTTTTTTTTGGTGGGTCTAACAATCTTTGAATTTGGCTTAGGTATGCAACATTCATCGTATGGAGCATGGGTCCAAGATTATATTCCTGGACAAAAACGCGCCACATTTTATTCCGGATTAACTGCTCTACAATCACTTGCTGGATTTTTCCTGGCCCTCTTAATTGGTTACATTAATCAAAAAATAGGATACTCATTCATATGGTATTTTGCTAGCCTTCTCTTAATACTGTCTAATATACCAGTATACTATATTAAGAAGAGTTGCCCTAAAGAAATTCAATTAAATAGAGTGGGATTACATGAATGA
- a CDS encoding DUF885 family protein, protein MEIYSKLRDEYIKISSEFYPGLATHWGIQRSYLTIYSKKNILKTINCYKNLQKRMEEISYKDSRSFRKLNRAVKLRLFELEALEIWRKPNFYIINSLNTISVIWRNFENIFQSPVPNHEQISCRIKYLPDFFKVARENLNHSKLTKLDCLTAILNISHFNKNLEKIKQDLNIPLIELSILTKEINSFSSFLKNKSQESIPLKRPLGEENLATYIYLESGLTIDLGLLLEKLKAHLSVRADFLQPTKRSFSTSFNEVLKSPSEEVLSQLIKIGKNHFNVNDTFIKSLQITELNNINVDMHGKFGYMKCMDLQKEHILGAMIYDKNKVNNINSILGVIHEVYPGHHYSWTLKSKSNYQENIIFFNPVFEEGWAKYCEHFFTYKIFKDINFIDEFELGISKAILLAMATLYTHSNNLDFRKIISTLSNYFPVFSQSEIKQACIQAYIYPIESISYMLGFYFVQSYFNKRTLNPKSVIELVCDYERYIEEYNYEKIRIT, encoded by the coding sequence ATGGAGATTTACTCTAAATTAAGAGATGAATATATTAAGATTTCTAGTGAATTTTACCCTGGCCTTGCTACTCATTGGGGAATACAGAGAAGTTATTTAACAATCTATTCAAAAAAAAATATTTTAAAAACCATAAATTGCTATAAAAATTTGCAAAAGAGAATGGAGGAGATTAGTTATAAAGATTCAAGAAGCTTTAGAAAACTGAACAGGGCAGTAAAGCTGAGGCTTTTTGAATTAGAAGCGTTAGAAATATGGAGAAAACCGAATTTCTACATAATAAATTCATTGAATACTATTTCCGTTATTTGGAGAAACTTTGAAAATATATTTCAATCACCTGTCCCAAACCATGAACAAATATCCTGTAGAATCAAATATTTACCCGATTTCTTTAAAGTTGCAAGGGAGAATTTAAATCATAGTAAATTAACAAAACTAGATTGTTTAACTGCTATCCTCAATATAAGTCATTTTAATAAGAATTTAGAAAAAATTAAACAAGACCTCAATATTCCATTAATAGAGCTTAGTATATTAACAAAAGAGATTAACTCTTTTTCATCTTTTTTAAAAAACAAATCACAGGAATCTATACCATTAAAAAGGCCTTTAGGAGAAGAAAATCTAGCTACATATATTTATCTTGAATCAGGATTAACAATAGACCTTGGATTATTACTTGAGAAATTAAAAGCTCATTTATCAGTAAGAGCTGATTTTTTACAACCAACAAAAAGAAGCTTTTCAACAAGTTTTAATGAAGTCTTAAAATCACCTTCTGAAGAAGTTTTAAGTCAATTAATAAAGATTGGAAAAAATCATTTTAATGTTAACGACACATTCATAAAGAGCTTACAAATTACTGAGTTAAATAATATTAATGTAGATATGCATGGGAAATTTGGATATATGAAATGTATGGATTTACAGAAAGAACATATCTTAGGTGCAATGATATATGACAAAAATAAAGTCAATAATATTAATTCAATTTTAGGAGTTATACATGAAGTTTATCCAGGACATCACTATTCATGGACGCTAAAATCCAAGAGTAATTATCAAGAAAACATAATTTTTTTTAACCCAGTATTTGAAGAAGGTTGGGCTAAATATTGTGAACATTTTTTTACTTATAAGATTTTTAAAGATATCAATTTCATTGATGAATTTGAATTGGGAATTAGCAAAGCTATTCTTTTAGCCATGGCTACATTATATACACATTCAAATAATCTTGATTTTAGAAAAATCATTTCAACTTTATCAAATTATTTTCCTGTATTTAGTCAATCTGAAATTAAACAAGCATGCATTCAAGCTTATATATATCCTATAGAAAGTATCTCGTATATGTTAGGGTTTTACTTTGTACAAAGTTATTTTAACAAGAGGACACTCAATCCTAAAAGTGTCATAGAGTTAGTTTGTGATTATGAAAGATACATAGAGGAGTATAATTATGAAAAAATTAGAATTACATAA
- a CDS encoding amino acid--tRNA ligase-related protein has product MAITRTLIKDISDRDSEILIAGWIKKSRINEIVVWDFTGEILVEVDMKFLSVNVRDVVQINGDVYSSGDEFKVKANSIQILNTCEEESRRSYKKLVDFDFLKKLKLINEIECGVRDFLTKESFIEIRNPLLWESVQEYGFEEWKVLNNLSNQVEYTLLQSPNILNLLNVISGIERVFQFHPCFRLPEENNENKIDDLVEFTQLAINMAFVSNEQGKQFIERFFFYLIKKYFNKEITIPFDSISYDDAMFLYSSDKPDLRYKEFLRPTFSYSTREELKQYNTLIIPYELPKTIENKIIAKMKKEFSDYAVVKHKQEQLDILSGIDININEFQRLLSKLSVKSTGYTLLVDSKIRKEIVFSFFSSITRSLSRNKQIDTYNFCWIENYPFILDENETDPSQMNIGQNIFTKKIPSTNDNNIVSSKGIDLILNGVEIASGSEKEYVVNDFLESLSLLNRSNKTQQYNYYINALKSGSPPVFTIGIGWERVLWILLGVNKIQDVLLHTRN; this is encoded by the coding sequence ATGGCAATAACAAGAACACTTATTAAAGATATATCAGATAGAGATTCGGAAATATTAATAGCAGGTTGGATCAAGAAATCTCGGATAAATGAAATCGTAGTTTGGGACTTTACAGGAGAAATATTGGTAGAAGTAGATATGAAGTTCTTATCAGTCAATGTTAGAGATGTTGTTCAAATAAATGGAGATGTATATTCTAGTGGAGATGAATTTAAAGTTAAAGCTAATAGTATACAGATTTTGAATACCTGCGAGGAAGAAAGTAGAAGGAGTTATAAGAAATTAGTTGATTTTGATTTTCTAAAAAAACTTAAATTAATCAATGAAATCGAATGTGGTGTAAGAGATTTTCTTACTAAAGAAAGTTTTATTGAAATTCGAAATCCATTGTTATGGGAAAGTGTACAAGAGTATGGTTTTGAAGAGTGGAAGGTTTTAAATAATCTATCAAATCAAGTTGAATATACGCTGCTTCAATCTCCAAATATTTTAAATCTTTTAAACGTCATTAGTGGTATTGAAAGGGTATTTCAATTTCATCCATGCTTTCGTTTACCAGAGGAAAATAATGAAAATAAAATTGATGATTTAGTAGAGTTCACACAATTAGCTATAAATATGGCTTTTGTTAGTAATGAGCAAGGAAAACAATTTATTGAACGGTTTTTCTTCTATTTAATAAAAAAATATTTCAATAAAGAAATAACTATACCTTTTGATAGTATTTCCTATGATGACGCCATGTTCCTTTATTCATCGGATAAACCAGATTTAAGATATAAAGAATTTTTGAGACCAACTTTTAGTTATTCAACGAGAGAGGAACTAAAACAATATAATACACTTATAATTCCTTATGAACTTCCAAAAACCATAGAAAATAAGATTATTGCAAAAATGAAAAAAGAGTTTTCAGATTATGCAGTTGTTAAACACAAACAGGAGCAACTTGATATCTTATCAGGAATTGATATAAATATTAATGAGTTCCAAAGGCTGTTATCAAAACTATCAGTAAAATCAACAGGATATACATTATTGGTAGATTCTAAAATCCGGAAGGAAATAGTTTTTAGTTTTTTCTCAAGTATTACTAGATCGTTAAGTAGAAATAAACAGATAGATACATATAACTTTTGTTGGATAGAGAACTATCCTTTTATTCTAGATGAGAACGAAACTGACCCTTCACAAATGAATATTGGTCAGAATATTTTTACAAAGAAGATACCTTCGACTAACGATAATAATATTGTTTCCAGCAAGGGAATAGACTTAATCCTTAATGGTGTTGAAATTGCAAGCGGCAGTGAAAAAGAATATGTAGTAAATGACTTTTTAGAATCACTGTCCTTGTTAAATCGAAGCAACAAAACTCAACAATATAACTATTACATTAACGCATTGAAAAGTGGGTCTCCACCAGTTTTCACTATCGGAATTGGTTGGGAAAGAGTTTTATGGATTTTATTAGGAGTAAATAAAATCCAAGATGTACTTTTGCATACAAGGAATTAA
- a CDS encoding radical SAM protein, whose amino-acid sequence MLYRQSKFSHVFEKDNNNNYILFNSNSLGLFELSKEDYQIYKQYEVPKENYQSEVAVSLKDNKFIVPLNETEFKDAKQQREIRRRIAKRTRKNRIGYLRISLTEKCNLRCKYCFVNDIYTSKGNMETDLFVNTMNWFIEQNIGASPIIQYFGGEPLIRMDLIKKGHEMLQEAKNSGKITGFTEEIVSNGTLVTEEIAQYFKDTGILLVFSIDGWKEINDKNRIYPNGNGSYSSVLQGMENYKNVGGNLSGIITPTNENLPIFKNIIKHLVEDLGCTEISINTPQPNERGWDIDGKKLAKAIMEAWEYCDSKKIPINQPGNNIVFSVNNKIPQTNSCMNLTYGQQENSWGVYLTSQGLVSNCVVECDERCTQPFDEFELNEEYINWHFEDHSKDSCLKCVGYNICGGPCTFESIVRNKKLNPEKCKFYKTIIPWALTRD is encoded by the coding sequence ATGCTATATAGACAATCGAAATTTAGTCATGTATTTGAAAAAGATAATAATAATAATTATATTTTATTCAATTCTAATTCATTGGGGTTATTTGAACTTTCAAAAGAGGATTATCAAATTTATAAGCAATACGAAGTGCCAAAAGAAAATTATCAGAGTGAAGTAGCTGTTTCTCTTAAAGATAACAAATTTATAGTACCCTTAAATGAAACTGAATTTAAAGATGCGAAACAGCAAAGAGAAATAAGACGAAGAATAGCAAAAAGAACCCGAAAAAATCGAATTGGTTACTTAAGGATCTCTTTAACTGAAAAATGCAATCTAAGGTGTAAGTATTGTTTTGTTAATGATATTTATACAAGTAAAGGCAACATGGAAACTGATCTATTTGTAAATACGATGAATTGGTTTATTGAACAGAATATAGGTGCCTCACCAATTATTCAATATTTTGGTGGAGAACCTCTTATTAGAATGGATCTAATCAAAAAAGGCCATGAAATGTTACAAGAAGCAAAGAATAGTGGTAAAATTACTGGTTTCACCGAAGAAATTGTTTCAAATGGGACTCTAGTAACCGAAGAAATTGCCCAGTATTTTAAAGATACAGGAATATTACTAGTTTTTAGTATCGACGGTTGGAAAGAAATAAATGACAAAAATAGAATATATCCAAATGGAAATGGTAGTTATAGTTCAGTATTACAAGGTATGGAAAATTATAAAAATGTTGGTGGAAATCTGTCAGGAATTATTACACCAACAAATGAAAACCTTCCAATATTTAAAAATATTATTAAACATTTAGTTGAAGATTTAGGGTGTACAGAAATCAGCATTAATACCCCACAACCTAATGAGAGAGGTTGGGACATAGATGGGAAAAAATTGGCTAAAGCAATAATGGAAGCATGGGAATACTGTGATAGTAAAAAGATACCAATAAACCAACCTGGAAATAATATTGTTTTTTCAGTGAATAATAAAATTCCACAAACCAACTCTTGTATGAACTTAACCTATGGACAACAAGAAAATTCATGGGGAGTTTATCTAACAAGTCAGGGGTTAGTTTCTAATTGTGTTGTAGAATGTGATGAAAGGTGTACACAACCGTTTGACGAATTTGAACTTAATGAAGAATATATTAATTGGCACTTTGAGGATCACAGTAAAGATTCTTGTCTTAAATGTGTTGGATATAACATTTGTGGTGGACCATGTACATTTGAATCAATAGTTAGAAACAAAAAATTAAATCCTGAAAAATGTAAATTTTACAAAACAATAATACCTTGGGCTCTTACTAGAGATTAA